The following proteins are co-located in the Gloeocapsa sp. PCC 7428 genome:
- a CDS encoding TIGR03032 family protein — MQLLTIPTMHPDTAQPSLPALEISTSRQFISWLSEQQVSLAFTTYQTGKLFLIGIASDRRLSVFERTFERCMGLWASPDCLYTSSLYQVWRFENALESGQLHNGGYDRLYVPQVGYTTGDIDIHDINVDSQGRVVFVNTLFSCLATISDRYSFIPLWQPSFISRLAAEDRCHLNGLAMENGQPRYVTAVSQSDVSDGWRDRRRNGGCVIDVPSNEIVVSGLSMPHSPRVYRDQLWVLNSGTGYFGNVDISAGKFNPIAFCPGYLRGLALWGDYAVVGLSKMRGNKTFSGLALDENLAAKDVEPRCGLQIIDLRSGDIVHWLRIEGMVEELYDVAVIPGVRQPMALGFKSDEIRRTVTIGSL; from the coding sequence TTGCAATTACTAACGATTCCGACTATGCATCCTGATACTGCCCAACCGTCTCTACCTGCACTAGAAATTAGTACATCACGGCAATTTATCTCTTGGTTATCCGAACAACAGGTTAGCCTTGCTTTTACAACGTATCAAACAGGGAAATTATTTCTGATTGGTATTGCTAGCGATCGCCGTTTATCCGTCTTTGAACGCACGTTTGAACGCTGTATGGGATTGTGGGCAAGTCCCGATTGCCTGTATACAAGTTCGTTGTATCAAGTCTGGCGCTTTGAAAATGCCCTAGAATCAGGTCAACTCCACAATGGTGGTTACGATCGCCTTTACGTTCCGCAAGTCGGATACACAACGGGTGATATTGATATTCATGATATTAATGTTGATAGCCAAGGTCGCGTGGTCTTTGTCAACACGCTGTTTAGCTGCTTAGCGACAATTAGCGATCGCTACAGTTTCATTCCCTTATGGCAACCATCCTTTATTTCGCGACTAGCTGCTGAAGATCGCTGTCATCTCAATGGTTTAGCGATGGAAAACGGGCAACCCCGCTATGTTACCGCAGTCAGTCAAAGTGATGTGAGCGACGGTTGGCGCGATCGCCGTCGTAATGGCGGCTGTGTGATTGATGTTCCTAGCAATGAAATTGTCGTGTCTGGGCTGTCAATGCCTCATTCTCCCAGAGTCTATCGCGATCAACTCTGGGTACTCAATTCTGGCACTGGCTATTTTGGTAATGTTGATATCAGTGCTGGTAAATTTAATCCGATCGCATTTTGTCCTGGTTACTTACGCGGACTCGCCTTGTGGGGAGATTACGCCGTTGTGGGCTTATCCAAAATGCGGGGTAACAAAACTTTTTCAGGGCTGGCGTTAGATGAAAATCTCGCCGCCAAAGATGTCGAACCGCGCTGCGGCTTACAAATTATCGATTTACGTAGTGGCGATATTGTCCATTGGTTACGCATCGAAGGCATGGTAGAAGAACTGTACGACGTTGCTGTTATTCCTGGAGTGCGCCAGCCAATGGCGTTAGGCTTTAAATCAGACGAAATCCGCCGTACAGTTACTATCGGGTCTTTGTAG
- a CDS encoding alpha/beta hydrolase, producing MKFEGRSLGIRTWQLTVQGLVCGITLAWGWGGMTSAALAAERITLRLGPFEQQVAVSDLEQFAKTGEVPRSLRFYAPILNSQVREFLNRQLQVDPNVADKVVAQVLRSPTGKTVIDSVSAALPNTTVDQLQATVSLAARQFNGLSAINLLRAYPEDNITVDASAVVSLALQFNPTYWQSQAIGPLLERELAPVPSSIASLPKFDPARRGVQGVQQKTLFLTDYQRFRTIPVDLYTSTNPQGPLVVISHGFGSDRKFFASTAEHIASYGFTVAALEHPGSSIKRLGSVAAANDPNEIIPAQEFINRPQDITFVLNRLTRYNQQPGTLQGKLNTQQVTVIGHSLGGYTALALAGGEVDLDAVRQSCRGISALGQAPADWLQCAAADLPERRLNLRDRRVAQVVALNPLVGNLFGKTGLMQVTTPVLMLAGTEDAVTPVLNHQLRPFNQLQSQKYLITAIGGTHLSIGDLGNLGRAASVRTLVKERWGDETLPLRRLASGAMVAFIKQLTPEAQVYAPFLTPAYALSLSTAQLPLRLNTELPSTLDPWVGAKKNRLLMAVRRVLRGENIVATGWWLLARS from the coding sequence ATGAAGTTTGAAGGGCGTTCGTTGGGAATCCGTACTTGGCAGTTGACAGTTCAAGGGTTGGTTTGTGGCATAACGCTTGCTTGGGGCTGGGGAGGAATGACATCAGCTGCCCTGGCGGCAGAGCGTATTACGCTACGCTTGGGACCATTTGAGCAACAAGTTGCGGTTTCAGATTTAGAGCAATTTGCCAAAACGGGAGAAGTCCCGCGCAGTTTACGTTTTTATGCACCTATATTAAATTCACAAGTTCGTGAATTTCTCAATCGGCAGCTTCAGGTAGACCCCAACGTTGCGGATAAAGTTGTCGCGCAGGTATTGCGATCGCCTACGGGTAAGACGGTGATTGATTCTGTCAGTGCCGCGCTACCGAATACAACAGTTGATCAACTTCAGGCAACGGTATCCCTCGCAGCACGCCAGTTTAATGGACTGAGCGCGATTAACTTACTGCGGGCGTATCCTGAGGATAATATTACCGTTGATGCGAGCGCGGTTGTCAGTTTGGCATTGCAATTTAATCCGACTTATTGGCAAAGTCAAGCGATCGGTCCATTGCTAGAGCGCGAATTAGCTCCAGTGCCAAGTTCTATCGCATCGCTACCCAAGTTCGATCCGGCAAGGCGCGGGGTGCAAGGCGTGCAGCAAAAAACGCTGTTTTTGACGGATTATCAGCGTTTTCGCACAATTCCAGTTGATTTGTACACAAGCACAAATCCGCAAGGACCATTAGTCGTCATCTCGCATGGCTTTGGCTCAGATCGCAAATTTTTTGCCTCGACAGCAGAACACATAGCCTCATATGGTTTCACGGTTGCAGCGCTTGAACATCCAGGAAGTAGTATCAAACGTTTAGGAAGTGTCGCCGCAGCTAACGATCCAAACGAAATTATTCCAGCGCAAGAGTTTATCAACCGCCCGCAGGATATTACTTTTGTCTTAAATCGATTGACGAGATACAACCAACAACCTGGGACGTTACAAGGTAAGTTAAATACGCAACAAGTGACAGTTATTGGTCACTCGTTGGGTGGTTACACGGCTTTAGCATTGGCTGGCGGTGAGGTCGATTTGGATGCAGTGCGGCAGTCGTGTCGCGGGATATCGGCACTAGGACAAGCGCCCGCCGATTGGTTGCAATGCGCTGCGGCGGATCTGCCAGAAAGACGATTAAATTTACGCGATCGCCGCGTGGCGCAAGTTGTTGCCTTGAATCCGCTGGTGGGGAATTTGTTTGGTAAAACAGGTTTAATGCAAGTGACAACGCCTGTCTTGATGCTGGCGGGTACGGAAGATGCGGTGACTCCCGTCTTGAATCATCAACTACGTCCGTTTAATCAGTTGCAAAGTCAAAAATATCTAATTACGGCGATTGGCGGAACGCATTTAAGTATTGGCGATCTCGGTAATTTAGGGCGCGCAGCCAGTGTCCGTACACTCGTCAAAGAACGTTGGGGTGACGAAACACTACCTTTACGGCGACTTGCATCGGGGGCAATGGTTGCTTTTATTAAGCAATTAACTCCTGAAGCACAAGTTTATGCACCGTTTCTCACTCCAGCTTATGCGCTATCGCTTTCAACAGCACAACTTCCTTTACGGTTGAATACCGAACTACCATCAACTCTCGATCCTTGGGTGGGGGCGAAAAAAAACCGTTTGTTAATGGCAGTGCGACGAGTTCTGAGGGGTGAAAATATTGTGGCTACTGGGTGGTGGCTTTTGGCGAGGAGTTAA
- a CDS encoding SLBB domain-containing protein, with protein MNIKVSRVLTQPVAGLALLAMVATTFPSPSWAQVQAPTAAVQENVEYTLDGGDRIRINVFEVPEYSGDYQIPPGGDLYLPLIGRVVIRGLTQNQAAELITTRYARFLRRPIVTVSLIAPRPINVVVSGEVNRPGSYTVGLQGGAGDNPGVQYPTIISALNLAEGVTLAADLRQVQLRRPQGGSLPVQVYNVDLTQLVRSGTVNNDLTLRDGDTIFIPTATSVNLAELRQFASASFAVPANRPRTVTVVGEVNRPGSYVVVGGGVSTAAATDQGGNQGGANNNGLPTVTRAIQLAGGITSDADVRSVIIRRPTKSGTEHRINVNLWDLLKTGDVNQDTLVQEGDTIVVATATDINPAESTELADANFSPATIPVSVVGEVKTPGVLQLPPNTPMNQAILSAGGFNNARARRRTVELVRLNPDGTVTRRNIETDFEQGINEQTNPRLRANDIVVVNRSGIARVGDALGTALGPLGSVINILRFIGF; from the coding sequence ATGAATATCAAAGTCTCTAGAGTCTTAACCCAACCAGTTGCCGGTTTAGCTCTTTTAGCTATGGTCGCAACTACCTTTCCCTCCCCGAGTTGGGCGCAAGTCCAAGCCCCAACAGCAGCCGTACAAGAAAACGTTGAATACACATTAGATGGTGGCGATCGCATCCGCATCAACGTATTTGAAGTTCCTGAGTACAGCGGTGACTATCAAATTCCTCCTGGTGGCGACCTCTATCTTCCCTTGATTGGTCGCGTTGTCATTCGCGGATTAACTCAAAATCAAGCAGCAGAGTTAATTACAACACGCTATGCTCGCTTTCTGAGACGTCCCATTGTTACCGTTAGTTTAATCGCTCCCCGCCCAATCAACGTCGTTGTTTCCGGCGAAGTCAATCGTCCTGGTTCCTACACTGTAGGCTTACAAGGCGGTGCAGGTGATAATCCTGGTGTTCAATATCCCACAATTATTAGCGCGTTGAATCTTGCTGAAGGAGTAACTCTTGCAGCAGATTTACGTCAGGTACAACTGCGCCGTCCGCAAGGTGGTAGTTTACCCGTCCAAGTTTACAACGTCGATCTTACCCAACTCGTTCGCAGCGGAACTGTAAATAATGACCTAACATTACGCGACGGTGACACTATATTTATCCCCACCGCAACAAGCGTCAACTTAGCCGAATTACGTCAATTTGCTTCCGCAAGTTTTGCCGTTCCCGCAAATCGTCCCCGTACTGTCACAGTCGTTGGTGAAGTCAACCGCCCTGGTTCTTACGTTGTCGTCGGCGGCGGCGTGAGTACCGCAGCAGCTACCGATCAAGGTGGCAATCAAGGTGGCGCTAATAATAATGGACTGCCCACAGTCACCCGCGCGATTCAACTGGCAGGTGGCATTACATCCGACGCTGATGTCCGCAGCGTCATCATTCGCCGTCCTACTAAATCAGGTACAGAACATAGAATTAATGTAAATCTTTGGGACTTGTTGAAGACGGGTGATGTCAACCAAGACACCCTCGTACAAGAAGGAGATACGATTGTTGTTGCCACCGCAACAGATATTAACCCCGCTGAATCGACAGAATTAGCCGACGCTAATTTTTCACCAGCGACAATTCCAGTCAGTGTAGTCGGAGAAGTCAAAACCCCTGGAGTGCTGCAATTGCCCCCCAATACTCCAATGAATCAGGCAATTCTCAGCGCGGGAGGATTTAATAATGCTCGCGCTAGAAGAAGAACTGTCGAGTTAGTTCGCCTGAATCCTGACGGAACTGTAACACGACGAAACATCGAAACAGACTTTGAACAAGGTATCAACGAGCAAACAAATCCTCGGTTGCGTGCTAACGACATTGTCGTCGTCAACCGCTCTGGTATAGCTCGGGTGGGCGATGCTCTTGGAACTGCACTAGGACCATTGGGCAGTGTCATCAATATCCTCCGCTTTATCGGATTCTAA
- a CDS encoding ABC transporter ATP-binding protein has protein sequence MNTKIKIKVNPPSTLKERNTTSSLPVLQTYELKKVYRTGFWLNQKVESLKGCSLSVYQGETFGLLGPNGAGKTTLLKLLLGIIRPSGGRGVLLGQPLGDRTCKQKIGYLPENAYYYDYLTGWEFLEMAAGLFQLPTAVQRQRIPELLDLVGLAQSVAKKKQLRQYSKGMLQRIGLAQALINDPEVIFLDEPMSGLDPIGRYQMRKIILLLKDLGKTIFFNSHILSEVEQICDRIAILAQGELICTGSLDELLGQPNTYSIKGRGGDQNMLHQWLHHLVVEPDSSWHGQLQGELDKFLTSLWQTDAQLVAINLSRLSLEEFFLQQLRQKGLTGGIDAASAMMP, from the coding sequence ATGAACACAAAGATTAAAATCAAAGTTAATCCACCATCTACTTTAAAAGAAAGAAATACCACGTCATCTTTACCGGTACTACAGACGTATGAACTCAAAAAAGTTTATCGTACTGGCTTTTGGTTAAATCAAAAAGTAGAGTCGCTCAAAGGCTGTTCTCTAAGTGTATATCAAGGAGAAACTTTTGGTTTACTCGGACCAAATGGCGCAGGGAAAACAACATTGTTGAAGCTTTTGCTTGGCATTATTCGCCCTTCGGGAGGGCGTGGTGTGCTATTAGGACAACCGTTGGGCGATCGCACGTGTAAGCAAAAAATCGGCTATTTACCAGAAAACGCTTATTACTACGACTATTTAACAGGTTGGGAATTTCTCGAAATGGCTGCGGGGCTATTTCAGCTTCCTACTGCGGTGCAACGTCAGCGAATTCCTGAATTATTAGATTTAGTTGGTTTAGCGCAGTCTGTTGCTAAGAAAAAACAATTGCGTCAGTACTCGAAGGGAATGTTACAGCGTATTGGTTTAGCGCAAGCCCTGATTAATGACCCTGAAGTTATCTTTTTAGATGAACCAATGTCAGGACTTGACCCTATAGGGCGCTACCAGATGCGCAAGATTATTTTATTGCTCAAAGACTTAGGCAAGACTATTTTCTTTAATAGTCACATTTTATCGGAGGTCGAACAAATTTGCGATCGCATCGCGATTTTGGCACAAGGCGAGTTAATTTGTACAGGTTCGCTAGACGAGCTTTTAGGTCAACCAAATACGTATAGCATTAAAGGACGAGGTGGCGATCAAAATATGCTGCACCAATGGCTGCATCATCTTGTTGTTGAACCTGATAGCTCTTGGCACGGGCAATTACAAGGTGAATTAGATAAGTTCCTTACCAGTCTTTGGCAAACCGATGCTCAACTTGTAGCCATAAACCTGTCGCGTCTTTCTTTAGAAGAATTTTTCTTACAACAGTTACGGCAAAAAGGTTTAACAGGTGGTATTGATGCTGCTTCGGCAATGATGCCGTGA
- a CDS encoding WbuC family cupin fold metalloprotein: MTTSQFKRVTQDLLDDIAQKARSSPRLRQNYNFHELGEKVQRFINVLQPGTYVRPHRHRRDAGVNGFEFFLVLQGELGMIIMDENGEILNQERVGASSGTRGVELAEGTYHTLVALTPDTIVLELKEGPYDPSTDKEFLESFPAEGTVAARQLVTTWQSYFTDLIADGDRSRV, translated from the coding sequence GTGACAACTTCTCAGTTTAAGCGTGTTACTCAAGATTTGTTAGATGATATTGCCCAAAAAGCTCGTAGTAGTCCGAGATTACGGCAAAATTATAACTTTCACGAGTTGGGTGAAAAAGTCCAACGATTTATCAATGTTTTGCAACCTGGTACGTATGTTCGTCCACATCGCCATCGTAGGGATGCGGGCGTAAATGGCTTTGAATTTTTCCTGGTACTGCAAGGAGAACTAGGAATGATTATTATGGACGAAAATGGCGAGATTCTTAATCAAGAACGCGTTGGTGCGAGTAGCGGTACGCGTGGTGTAGAACTGGCCGAAGGAACGTATCATACGCTTGTGGCTTTGACTCCAGATACGATAGTTTTGGAACTCAAAGAAGGACCTTATGACCCCAGCACAGATAAAGAATTTTTAGAAAGCTTTCCGGCTGAAGGGACTGTAGCTGCTAGGCAATTAGTCACGACTTGGCAAAGTTACTTTACAGATTTGATCGCTGACGGCGATCGCAGCAGGGTTTGA
- a CDS encoding GNAT family N-acetyltransferase: protein MKVFLETPRLLLRNFTEEDADNLYELDSDPEVIRFVNLGVIKGGIAIDIDYETIKNKTLPKWLRYYEEYENYGIWAAIEKTSDEFIGWFHFRPAPDNLFYFNLGFYNASEIELGYRLKKYKWHQGYATEGSLALIRQGFANEDTQQVVSMALANHIASIRVMEKAGLKFVTKYFHPEIAQEVVKYALSRNEFYANNFSC, encoded by the coding sequence ATGAAAGTTTTTCTCGAAACACCACGCCTACTTTTACGAAACTTTACTGAAGAAGATGCAGACAATTTGTATGAACTTGACAGCGATCCTGAAGTTATCCGCTTTGTCAACCTAGGCGTTATCAAAGGAGGAATAGCAATAGATATTGATTATGAAACTATTAAAAATAAAACCTTACCTAAATGGCTTCGTTACTACGAAGAATACGAAAATTATGGAATTTGGGCAGCCATCGAAAAAACAAGCGATGAGTTTATTGGCTGGTTTCACTTTCGACCAGCGCCAGACAACTTATTTTATTTCAACTTAGGATTTTATAATGCTTCAGAAATTGAACTTGGTTATCGCCTAAAAAAATATAAATGGCACCAAGGTTATGCTACAGAAGGTTCTTTAGCATTAATACGTCAAGGATTTGCCAACGAAGATACCCAACAAGTTGTCTCAATGGCCTTAGCCAATCATATAGCCTCAATTCGGGTTATGGAAAAAGCAGGACTGAAATTTGTTACCAAATACTTTCATCCAGAAATTGCTCAAGAAGTTGTTAAATACGCCTTGAGTAGAAATGAGTTCTATGCGAACAATTTTTCATGTTAA
- a CDS encoding sulfite exporter TauE/SafE family protein has protein sequence MPTSPNLLSLSLGGLIAGILAGFLGIGGGTILVPLMVGLGYTPLQGVATSSLAIVITSISGSIQNWRMGYFDTQRVISLGLPALFTAQIGVYLASKFVSYLLLITFGLLLLINIYLVDLKKRLTTINQGKLQRINPAIARLFTGGAAGILAGLFGVGGGVIMVPMQILLLGETIKTAIQTSLGVIILTALAACIGHTLSHNVLFTEGILLGIGGLVGAQMSTRILPKLPDTTISILFRLMLGLLSLYVFSQAWQSFHSR, from the coding sequence ATGCCAACTTCACCAAATTTGCTTAGTTTATCGCTTGGAGGGTTAATTGCTGGTATCCTTGCGGGATTTTTAGGAATTGGTGGTGGTACGATTCTAGTTCCACTCATGGTGGGCTTAGGATATACCCCTCTACAGGGTGTTGCCACGAGTAGCTTAGCAATTGTTATTACATCAATTTCTGGCAGTATCCAAAACTGGCGGATGGGGTACTTTGATACCCAGCGCGTTATTTCTCTCGGACTTCCGGCGCTGTTCACCGCCCAAATTGGAGTATATTTAGCGAGTAAATTTGTTTCGTATTTACTCTTGATTACCTTTGGTTTATTACTCCTAATTAATATTTATCTCGTAGATTTAAAGAAGCGTCTCACAACAATAAATCAAGGTAAACTTCAACGCATCAATCCTGCGATCGCTCGCTTGTTTACTGGCGGGGCTGCTGGAATTTTAGCAGGTTTATTCGGCGTAGGTGGTGGCGTGATTATGGTGCCAATGCAAATTCTCTTATTAGGAGAAACAATAAAGACCGCAATTCAAACAAGTTTAGGTGTGATTATTCTTACAGCCCTTGCGGCTTGTATAGGACATACTCTTAGTCATAATGTCTTGTTTACTGAAGGTATTCTCTTAGGAATTGGTGGTCTTGTAGGTGCTCAAATGAGTACTCGTATTCTCCCCAAATTACCCGATACTACCATTAGCATTCTGTTTCGTTTGATGCTAGGACTACTTTCACTCTACGTATTTTCACAGGCTTGGCAAAGTTTTCATAGTCGATAA
- a CDS encoding efflux RND transporter permease subunit: MSFNISAWSIRRPVPTILLFLMLTILGWFSFTRLGIDTNPNIDIPAVSITVSQPGAGPVELESQVTKQIEDAVASLGNIDSMISTVNDGVSTTVVNFVLGTDSDRATNDVRNAVAQTRQDLPQDISEPIVQRLEFAGGPIMTYAVVSQQQSVEQLSNLVDQTISRALLAVQGVAQIRRVGGVDREVRIDLNPLQLQALGITATQVNDQIRAFNANLPGGRAEVGGSEQTVRTLGSAASVEILSNYQIVLPNSSYVPLSSLGEVSDSFAEPRQAAFLNGEPVVAFEVLRSSGSTLVTVEEGIRKAIAQLESTLPADVDLQLIFTRGDFIRESYESTMHDLILASVLAVLTILLFLRDWRATLITAVALPLSIIPTFFVQQSLGYTLNNMTLLGLALAVGNLVDDAVVEIENLDRHMKMGKTGRQAAFDSSAEVGLAVIATSATIIAVFLPVAFMGGIPGQFFQPFGVTVAVSTIFSTLVARTVTPMMGAYLLKPNSERIHHKSKPHKKPFQPYKSLLTWALRHRLTTLGIALAFFIGSLMLVPMIPKGFIDNGDLGISTVSVELPPGSTLDDTTQVVQRATALIQQNPAVESILATPEVNKATLTVKLKPEQNRDISQSEFEQQIRPQFAQIPGARISFQSQGAAGNNKDLSIVLRSEDPEALNRAAAELERQMRTVPGLVEVASSASLAQPEILVIPDPARAADLGVTVQAIARTASLATLGDNDANLAKFNLSDRQIPIRVQINPEARNDINTFRNLQVPSNNGSLVPLTAVADIRFGSGPAQINRYDRSRQVSVEANLQGIALGDAVDAVNQLPALNPLPSGVVQQQAGDAEIMQEIFGRFGTALALAILCIYAILVLLYNNFFHPFTIMVALPLSLGGTLLALMFAQKALGLYALIGIVLLLGIVTKNSILLVDYTIINQAEGNSQRQALINAGVSRLRPILMTSLSTIAGTLPLALGFGPGAEVRSPMGIAVLGGFTTSTLLTLVVVPVLFTYVDDFQHRLMDFINSGFNKKRSRVVEDQLADTASSIEQPKSTLQRK; encoded by the coding sequence ATGTCCTTTAATATCTCTGCTTGGTCTATTCGCCGTCCGGTTCCCACAATTCTTTTATTCTTGATGTTGACGATTTTGGGTTGGTTTTCATTTACCCGATTGGGAATTGATACGAATCCTAATATTGATATTCCTGCGGTTTCAATTACAGTGAGTCAACCAGGGGCGGGACCTGTGGAACTCGAATCACAAGTGACCAAGCAAATTGAAGATGCGGTTGCGAGTCTTGGAAATATTGACAGCATGATTTCAACCGTCAACGATGGCGTTTCGACAACGGTTGTTAACTTTGTGTTGGGTACGGATAGCGATCGCGCCACAAACGATGTCCGCAATGCAGTTGCCCAAACGCGCCAAGACTTACCGCAAGATATCAGCGAACCGATTGTTCAGCGTCTAGAATTCGCGGGCGGTCCGATCATGACTTATGCTGTTGTTTCGCAACAGCAATCAGTCGAACAATTAAGTAACTTGGTTGACCAAACGATTAGCCGTGCTTTACTCGCGGTGCAAGGTGTCGCGCAAATTCGCCGTGTCGGTGGTGTTGACCGCGAGGTTCGGATTGATTTAAACCCGTTACAGCTACAAGCGTTAGGAATCACCGCAACACAGGTAAATGACCAAATTCGCGCGTTTAATGCTAATTTACCAGGCGGACGAGCGGAAGTTGGCGGTAGCGAACAAACTGTGAGAACTTTGGGGAGTGCTGCGAGTGTTGAAATCTTAAGCAATTATCAAATTGTCTTACCAAATAGTAGTTATGTACCTTTGTCGAGTTTAGGAGAAGTCAGTGACAGCTTTGCTGAACCGCGACAAGCTGCTTTTTTGAATGGCGAACCTGTCGTAGCTTTTGAAGTATTGCGTAGTAGCGGTAGTACGCTCGTTACTGTAGAAGAAGGTATTAGAAAAGCGATCGCGCAATTAGAATCAACATTACCCGCTGATGTTGACTTGCAACTCATTTTTACGCGGGGTGACTTTATCCGCGAGTCTTACGAAAGCACGATGCACGATCTCATTCTCGCATCGGTGTTAGCTGTATTAACGATTCTGCTATTTTTACGCGATTGGCGGGCGACGTTAATTACAGCGGTAGCTTTGCCTTTATCAATTATTCCGACGTTTTTTGTGCAACAAAGCTTGGGCTACACGCTCAATAATATGACTTTGTTAGGGTTAGCACTTGCGGTAGGAAATTTAGTCGATGATGCTGTGGTCGAAATTGAAAACCTCGATCGCCACATGAAGATGGGAAAAACAGGGCGTCAAGCAGCTTTTGACTCTTCGGCTGAAGTCGGTTTAGCGGTAATTGCGACATCTGCAACAATTATTGCGGTATTCCTTCCTGTGGCATTTATGGGGGGTATTCCTGGTCAATTTTTCCAACCCTTTGGTGTCACAGTTGCGGTATCTACAATATTTTCTACGCTAGTAGCACGAACAGTCACGCCGATGATGGGAGCGTATTTGCTCAAGCCAAATTCAGAGAGAATTCACCACAAGTCTAAACCCCACAAAAAACCGTTTCAGCCGTATAAATCTTTGCTTACCTGGGCATTACGCCATCGTTTAACAACGCTCGGAATTGCGTTGGCGTTCTTTATTGGTAGCTTGATGTTAGTGCCAATGATTCCCAAAGGATTTATTGATAATGGCGATTTGGGAATTTCTACAGTTTCCGTGGAATTACCGCCAGGTTCGACTTTAGATGACACAACGCAAGTAGTACAACGCGCAACAGCATTAATTCAGCAAAATCCTGCGGTAGAAAGTATCTTAGCAACGCCGGAAGTTAATAAAGCAACGCTGACAGTTAAGCTGAAACCCGAACAAAATCGCGATATCTCGCAAAGTGAGTTTGAACAACAAATTCGTCCGCAATTTGCCCAAATTCCAGGTGCAAGAATTAGTTTTCAAAGCCAAGGTGCGGCGGGAAACAATAAAGATCTCTCAATTGTTTTGAGAAGTGAAGATCCTGAAGCGTTGAATCGCGCTGCGGCTGAATTAGAACGGCAAATGCGCACAGTTCCTGGTTTAGTTGAAGTAGCCTCATCTGCTAGTTTGGCGCAACCAGAAATCTTAGTTATTCCCGATCCCGCAAGGGCGGCTGATTTAGGCGTCACAGTACAAGCGATCGCGCGCACCGCATCCCTCGCGACTTTAGGCGATAACGACGCGAACTTAGCTAAATTTAACTTGAGCGATCGCCAAATTCCGATTCGCGTTCAAATCAATCCTGAAGCACGTAACGATATCAATACCTTTAGAAACTTACAAGTTCCGAGTAATAACGGTTCGTTGGTTCCGTTAACAGCTGTCGCTGATATTCGTTTTGGCAGTGGTCCTGCTCAAATTAACCGTTACGATCGCTCGCGTCAAGTTTCGGTAGAAGCAAACTTACAAGGTATCGCATTAGGAGATGCGGTAGATGCGGTTAATCAACTTCCGGCGTTAAATCCGCTACCTTCAGGAGTTGTGCAGCAACAAGCGGGTGATGCTGAAATTATGCAAGAAATTTTCGGTCGCTTTGGTACGGCTTTAGCACTCGCAATTCTCTGCATTTATGCAATTCTCGTGTTGCTGTACAATAACTTTTTCCACCCATTCACGATTATGGTGGCATTGCCATTATCTTTGGGTGGTACGCTACTGGCATTGATGTTTGCTCAAAAAGCTTTAGGTTTATACGCCTTGATTGGAATTGTGCTGTTGCTGGGTATCGTCACAAAAAACTCGATTCTCTTAGTCGATTACACAATCATCAATCAAGCAGAAGGAAATTCACAACGACAAGCATTAATCAATGCTGGTGTCTCGCGTCTGCGTCCAATTTTAATGACTTCGTTGTCTACAATTGCAGGAACCTTACCCCTCGCGCTTGGCTTTGGTCCTGGCGCTGAAGTACGCAGCCCGATGGGAATCGCGGTATTAGGTGGTTTTACAACTTCTACGTTATTAACGTTAGTGGTAGTACCTGTCCTATTTACTTATGTAGATGACTTCCAACACCGACTGATGGACTTCATAAACAGTGGATTTAATAAAAAGCGCAGCCGCGTTGTTGAAGATCAACTCGCTGACACAGCTAGTTCTATTGAGCAGCCAAAGAGTACACTGCAACGTAAATAA